In Trifolium pratense cultivar HEN17-A07 linkage group LG7, ARS_RC_1.1, whole genome shotgun sequence, a genomic segment contains:
- the LOC123898441 gene encoding cytochrome P450 704C1-like: MLNMLFLIMFYFTSILFLCFFLFFSILTLTTFIGQSIGNPKYPPVKGTIFNQIINFKTLFHYLTKISQTNPTFRLLAPKKSKIYTCDTRNVEHILKTQFHKYSKGKFNHDTIFDLFGDGIFAVDDDKWRHQRKLASVEFSTRVLRDFSCNVFRRNADKLVRVVLGFSNAGLVFDIQDILMKCTLDSIFKVGFGVELHCLERSSKEANVFMEAFNDSNAFVFKRYLDPFWKLKRVLNFGSEASLKKNIETIDDFVHSLIETKRNLLSLQKDNFSDKEDILSRFLLESEKDPSNMTDKYLRDIILNVMIAGKDTSANTLSWFFYMLCKNPLIQEKVAQEVINITSTMQESQVNLDEFVTNITDATLDKMHYLHAALTETLRLYPAVPMNGRTAEEHDILPDGYIVNKGETVYYLSYAMGRMPYIWGDDAEEFIPERWLKDGIFQPESSFKFIAFHAGPRICLGKDFAYRQMKIVSMALIRFFRFKLANETNDVTYRTMFTLHIDKGLPLYAVPRCDVS, encoded by the exons atgttGAACATGTTGTTCTTAATCATGTTTTATTTCACCTCGATTTTATTTctatgttttttcctttttttctcAATTCTAACACTCACAACATTCATAGGACAATCCATAGGAAACCCAAAATATCCACCAGTAAAAGGAacaatctttaaccaaataatcAACTTCAAAACACTCTTTCATTACCTAACAAAAATATCTCAAACCAATCCAACTTTTAGGCTTCTTGCGCCTAAAAAAAGCAAGATTTACACATGTGACACAAGAAATGTTGAGCACATACTCAAAACACAATTCCATAAATATTCCAAAGGGAAGTTTAACCATGATACTATTTTTGATCTTTTTGGTGATGGGATTTTTGCTGTTGATGATGATAAATGGAGACATCAAAGGAAGCTTGCTAGTGTTGAGTTTTCTACTAGAGTTCTTAGAGATTTTAGTTGCAATGTTTTTAGAAGGAATGCTGATAAGTTGGTTAGAGTTGTTTTGGGGTTTTCTAATGCTGGATTGGTCTTTGATATACAA gatatattaatgaaatgcaCTTTGGACTCCATATTCAAAGTTGGGTTTGGAGTGGAGTTGCATTGTTTGGAGAGATCAAGCAAAGAGGCAAATGTTTTCATGGAAGCTTTTAATGATTCAAATGCTTTTGTATTCAAACGCTATTTGGACCCCTTTTGGAAATTGAAAAGGGTTCTTAATTTTGGATCAGAGGCTTCCCTTAAGAAGAACATAGAAACAATTGATGATTTTGTGCACAGTCTAATCGAGACCAAAAGGAATCTTCTATCCTTGCaaaaggataatttt AGTGATAAAGAGGACATACTTTCAAGGTTTTTGCTAGAAAGTGAAAAGGACCCTTCAAATATGACTGATAAATATTTGAGAGATATAATTCTAAACGTTATGATTGCTGGAAAAGACACAAGTGCCAACACTTTGTCATGGTTCTTCTACATGCTTTGCAAGAACCCTCTTATACAAGAAAAAGTGGCACAAGAAGTGATAAATATTACTTCTACTATGCAAGAAAGTCAAGTCAATTTAGATGAATTTGTGACCAATATTACTGATGCTACCCTTGATAAAATGCATTACCTTCATGCTGCATTAACAGAGACATTGAGGCTATATCCTGCTGTTCCAATG AATGGTAGGACAGCAGAAGAACATGACATCCTTCCTGATGGCTACATAGTAAATAAGGGAGAAACAGTGTACTACTTGTCCTATGCTATGGGCAGAATGCCTTACATTTGGGGGGATGATGCTGAAGAATTTATACCTGAAAGATGGCTCAAAGATGGAATCTTTCAACCTGAAtcttcattcaaattcatagcTTTTCAT GCTGGTCCACGTATCTGCTTAGGAAAGGATTTTGCATATAGGCAGATGAAAATAGTATCAATGGCACTTATTCGATTCTTTCGGTTTAAATTGGCAAATGAAACAAATGATGTGACATATAGAACTATGTTCACTCTTCACATTGACAAAGGCCTCCCTCTATATGCAGTTCCAAGGTGTGATGTATCTTGA
- the LOC123900118 gene encoding cytochrome P450 704C1-like: MDILLYTLLTFIAFSFLAIFLTICFIMITIFKGKFIGDPKYAPVKGTVFNQLFYFKKLHDYHTQMAKTYPTLRLLAPNQSELYTIDVRNIEYILKTNFDKYSKGKYNQDIITDLFGEGIFAVDGDKWKQQRKIASYEFSTRVLRDFSCSVFRKNAAKLVKVISEFSHEGLVFDMQDLQMRCALDSIFKVGFGTELNCLEGSSKEGTEFMKAFDESNALIYWRYVDPIWSIKRFLNIGGEAKLKRNVKLIDEFVNGVINTKKEQLALQQDYNVKEDILSRFLMESKKGQTTISDKYLRDIILNFMIAGKDTTANTLSWFFYLLCKNPLVEDKIVQEIKDVTCINESELSNIDEFVANLTDVILDKMHYLHAALTETLRLYPVLPLDGRTADEPDVLPDGYKVEKGDGVYYLAYAMGRMSSIWGEDAEEFRPERWINNGIFQPESPFKFVAFHAGPRMCLGKDFAYRQMKIVAMAILHFFKFKLANGIENVTYKVMFTLHLDKGLPLNAIPRS, translated from the exons atggatattttgTTGTATACCCTGTTGACTTTCATAGCCTTCTCATTTCTAGCAATTTTCCTAACAATATGTTTCATCATGATCACAATTTTCAAAGGAAAATTCATAGGGGACCCAAAATATGCACCTGTTAAAGGCACAGTGTTCAACCAACTTTTCTACTTCAAAAAACTCCATGATTATCATACTCAAATGGCAAAAACTTATCCAACTTTGAGGCTTCTTGCTCCAAATCAAAGTGAGTTGTATACCATAGATGTGAGAAATATTGAATAtatattgaaaacaaattttgataAATACTCTAAAGGTAAGTATAATCAAGATATCATAACTGATCTTTTTGGTGAGGGGATTTTTGCCGTTGATGGTGATAAGTGGAAGCAGCAGAGGAAAATTGCTAGCTATGAATTCTCCACAAGAGTTCTTAGAGATTTTAGTTGTTCTGTTTTTAGAAAGAATGCTGCCAAATTGGTCAAAGTTATATCAGAATTTTCTCATGAAGGACTTGTTTTTGATATGCAA GACTTACAAATGAGATGTGCATTGGACTCAATATTCAAGGTTGGGTTTGGAACAGAATTGAATTGCCTAGAAGGATCAAGCAAAGAGGGAACTGAATTCATGAAGGCCTTTGATGAATCAAATGCTTTAATATATTGGCGATATGTTGATCCAATTTGGAGCATTAAGAGGTTTCTTAACATTGGTGGTGAGGCTAAGCTTAAGCGCAATGTGAAATTAATAGATGAATTTGTGAATGGAGTCATAAACACCAAAAAGGAACAGTTGGCACTTCAACAAGATTAT AATGTTAAAGAAGACATACTATCAAGATTTTTAATGGAGAGCAAGAAAGGCCAAACAACTATAAGTGATAAGTATTTGAGGGATATAATTCTTAACTTTATGATAGCTGGCAAAGACACCACTGCAAACACTCTTTCATGGTTCTTCTACTTGCTATGCAAGAACCCTCTTGTAGAAGACAAGATTGTGCAAGAAATAAAAGATGTCACTTGTATCAATGAAAGTGAACTTAGCAACATAGATGAGTTTGTTGCTAATTTAACAGATGTCATCCTTGATAAAATGCATTATCTTCATGCAGCATTGACTGAGACATTGAGATTGTACCCTGTACTCCCTTTG GATGGTAGAACTGCAGATGAGCCTGATGTTCTTCCTGATGGGTACAAAGTGGAAAAGGGTGACGGAGTGTACTACTTGGCCTATGCTATGGGTCGAATGTCATCCATTTGGGGGGAAGATGCTGAGGAATTCCGTCCTGAACGATGGATTAACAAcggaattttccaacccgaatcACCATTCAAATTTGTAGCATTCCAT GCTGGACCTCGTATGTGCTTAGGGAAGGACTTTGCATACAGACAAATGAAAATAGTAGCAATGGCTATTCTTCATTTCTTCAAATTTAAATTGGCAAATGGAATAGAAAATGTGACGTATAAGGTCATGTTTACCCTTCACTTGGACAAGGGCCTCCCTCTCAATGCAATTCCAAGGTCATGA
- the LOC123897649 gene encoding zinc finger CCCH domain-containing protein 48-like, protein MVTKWTRIDRRIIPTTCYYWLNGRCNRNPCRFLHSKPPIVTKTVNCNGGRKRCSESESEENSLTKRAATVWIRNSGDCISKTPLVEPSQTSSPTISTQVVGEVSQTSSHTSSTEVVETAESSSPILSTAVVEVSQSSSAILSTELCKYWINGNCVHGDKCRDMHSWFSGDRLSAVTNLEGHKKLVTGITLPVGTNKLFSGSTDGTVRIWDCHTAQCANVTNLGDEVNSLISQGPWIFVGLSNIVKAWNIQNGSGYTLEVPNGRVLAMTVGKDTLLAGAEDGVISAWKGSSEANSPFKLVASLLGHSKSVVCLTVGCPNKRLFSGSMDHSIKVWDLDTFECKMTLNGHTDTVTSLICWGNFLLSSSLDCTIKVWAESQEKTLQVAYSHNVENGIVALNAMTDAEDKTILFCSCRDNSVRLYELPSFTERGRLFARQEVRSIEKGPGGLIFTGDGTGLVTVSKWSEEAKVEAA, encoded by the exons ATGGTCACTAAATGGACAAGAATTGATCGACGAATTATCCCCACAACATGTTATTACTGGTTGAATGGGAGATGCAATCGAAACCCTTGTAGGTTTCTTCACAGCAAACCTCCTATAGTCACCAAGACCGTCAATTGTAATGGAGGAAGGAAGCGATGTTCTGAGTCTGAGTCTGAAGAAAATTCACTTACTAAGCGTGCAGCCACGGTTTGGATTAGGAATAGTGGAGATTGTATTTCTAAGACACCACTTGTTGAGCCTTCTCAGACTTCATCGCCTACCATATCGACACAAGTTGTCGGAGAAGTTTCTCAGACTTCATCACATACTTCATCGACAGAAGTTGTCGAAACTGCTGAGAGTTCGTCACCTATTTTATCGACAGCAGTTGTCGAAGTTTCTCAGAGTTCGTCAGCTATTTTATCGACAGAATTATGCAAATATTGGATCAACGGAAACTGTGTGCACGGTGATAAATGTCGGGATATGCATTCTTGGTTTTCTGGTGATCGGTTATCAGCAGTAACAAATCTTGAAGGACACAAGAAACTTGTCACAGGAATTACACTTCCAGTTGGGACCAACAAACTTTTCTCTGGAAGTACTGATGGCACAGTTCGGATATGGGACTGTCATACTGCTCAGTGTGCTAATGTGACCAATCTTGGTGATGAAGTCAACTCTTTAATCAGCCAGGGCCCTTGGATTTTTGTTGGTCTATCAAATATTGTCAAG GCATGGAATATTCAGAATGGTTCAGGGTATACTCTTGAAGTGCCTAATGGGCGAGTCCTTGCCATGACTGTTGGCAAAGATACACTTTTAGCTGGTGCAGAG GATGGTGTAATTTCTGCATGGAAGGGCAGCTCTGAAGCCAATTCCCCTTTTAAACTGGTTGCATCACTACTTGGCCACTCTAAATCTGTTGTTTGCCTTACTGTCGGATGCCCCAACAAGAGGCTTTTCTCGGGATCCATGGACCACAGTATTAAG GTTTGGGATCTTGACACATTTGAGTGTAAAATGACACTCAATGGGCATACTGACACAGTCACATCCCTTATTTGTTGGGGCAACTTCTTACTATCAAGTTCATTGGACTGCACTATTAAGGTCTGGGCTGAAAGTCAAGAGAAAACTTTGCAAGTGGCATATTCGCACAATGTGGAAAAC GGCATTGTTGCACTTAATGCGATGACTGATGCAGAAGATAAGACTATACTGTTTTGCTCTTGCCGAGACAATTCAGTTCGTCTGTATGAACTACCATC TTTTACAGAGAGGGGTAGACTATTTGCTCGACAAGAAGTTAGATCAATCGAGAAAGGTCCTGGTGGACTGATCTTCACTGGAGATGGAACTGGTTTGGTGACTGTCTCAAAATGGTCGGAAGAAGCCAAAGTAGAAGCAGCATAG